AAATTCGAATACCGTTTTACCGGGGAATCTACGACACAAGGTTACAAGGAGGATGCTGATTGTGGTAACAATTAATCCTGATAAAATGACAGAAATCCATACATCTGGTGTTCCTACTGCTTTACTAATTGTGCGAGGGAGTGTTAGAATTCCAGCTCCGAGTATTGAATTGATAACTACAATAATAACCTCGGAGGTATTAATATTAGATGTGGATTGCTTCATTGGCCTTCGCTCCAAACCGGAGAATATATTTCTAGGTAGTATCGCCCAAGGAAGTTGTTTTATGTAAAATATGCTGTACTGATATAATGTAGAGATATCCAATAATGAACTGAAGATAAGGATGTAGGTTATGCCAAAGAACGATAATATGTTAGCGATTCTATGGATGCTGAATTCAGGCACCAAAATAACTGCAAAACAAATGTCCGAAAAGTTAGAAATCAATATAAGAACGGTATATCGTTATATTGATGCGTTATGTTCCAGTGGAGTACCGATCATTTCCGATACGGGTCACAACGGCGGGTATAGTTTGTTGAATCAGCATATTAAAGCACCTTTGTTATTCGATATGGAAGAAAAAAAGGCACTTCTCCAAGCTGCTGTGTTTGCAAAAGAGGCTGGATACCCTTTGAGTGAGGCATTGGACAATGCCACATCCAAATTGAAAATGTATACAAATCAGGATCAGGAAAACACACTTCGTCGTCATTTAGCCGGGTTTAACGTTATCAATCGTATGGGAGACCCATCCGTTCAGCCGATCTTGGCGGAATTGGAGCAAGCCGTGGCTAATGATTGCTCTGTTGAAATTAATTATCGCAGAAGCCGTGATGAACAACCCAAAAAAAGAGTAATAGACCCGTATGGAATGGTTTACTGGAATAATAAATGGTATACCATTGCGTTTTGCCACTTGAGAAATGAATTCCGCAGCTTTCGGGCAGATCGTATTCTGCGAATCAAGCCTACTTCGCTTCGCTTTAAGCGTTCTGAATCTTTTTCTGCTCGTGAATTATTTATGCAAAATTTGTTACCTGATGTAGGAGGGAAAGAGGGGTTAATTTCCTTGGTTATCGAAGGCCGATCAGAGGCATTGGATGACTTGGGGCTGCATTGGTTTATGGGACATTATCTGAAAGAGCGGACTTCTAATCAAGCCATCTTTTTATTTGATGAAAAATCAATTGATACATATGTCCCCTATTTTCTCCTATCCTATGGGAAATCCATTCAAGTCATCGAACCACAGCGTTTGAAGGACAGACTTGTTGCTGTTGTATCCGAGTTAATGGAATACTATCAACTTTAACAACTTCACTGACAGTAGATGTCAGTGAAGTTGTTTTATAATGATGACAATCTCGGATTACTGAGAAGGAAGGCGGAGTAGACATATGAGTGAACAGACAAAACACAAGGCAGTATCAGGAAAATATACAAAGAAGGGTACACCTAACGGCGTTACATCGATTACCCCATTTATAACAGTGAAGGATCCTTCTGCAGCAATCCATTTCTATAAAGTTGTTTTCAATGCAAGGGTGAAGGATATCACTGAGCATCCAGATGGAAATGGTAATACGATTATTCTTCATGCCGAATTAGATTTTGGAAATGGTTTTTTGCAGCTGGGGGCTGCAAACCCGGCACATCAATTGGCTTTGCCCCCAGATCAAGATCATGCATGTTATTCTTTAGGGATTTATGTCATTAGTGTGGATGAAACCATTGCAACCGCCGTATCCAGAGGGGCGAAAGTAAGAGAAGAGATTATTAACTTTGCGTCTGGTGATCGATTCGGAAGTATACTAGACCCTTTTGGCGTACGCTGGTCTATTCTTACCCGGATTGAGGATTTATCGGAAGAAGAAAGTAGTCGAAGGGTTGCGGAGTGGGCCAAAAGTGATTTCTCCATGAACAGCTAGTTCAGAGCGCATCCTAAACATGGATGCGCTCGTTTTTTACTGTCCGTAATCCTATTTATCTGTATCGGTCGAAGTATCCTCATTGAGCTTCTTATAATCTATTCCCCATGTTTCCATCACACTAATGATGGGCCTCAGCGTATTACCTAAATCACTCAAGCTGTATTCAACTCTGGGCGGTACCTCCGCATATACGGTGCGAATGACGATACCGTCTCCTTCCATGGAACGCAAATTTTCGGTTAATACCTTTTGACTGATTTCCGGAATACTTTTGCGAAGCTCACCGAACCGTTGGGTTCCTTTCAGAAGATCTCTCATGATAAGTAATTTCCACTTGTTCCCTATTAAGCCAACAGTTGTTGCTACAGGGCATTCAGGCAACTCTTTTTTGGTAAACATTTAAGCTAATCCTCCAATAGTTACTTTTTGGTTCCTATCTAATAAAAAGGTGCCTACTTTCAAAACGATTATAATGCTTATATTATAAAGCTGTCGAGGGAAAAGCAAATTGAATGAAGGGAGGGAACATATTGCAAGAAAGCTTGTGGATGCAATTGGTAAACTATTTCTCAGATCATGGGCGTGCTTTCTTCGCTCTGGGACGAGAGCATATACAGGTCAGTTTACTGGCATTGCTTTGTTCTGCATGGATCGGAATAACACTGGGATATCTAACCATCACATACAAACGCTCGGAAAAGTGGATTGTATCGCTCATTCAGATTTTGCGGATTGTACCTAGCCTGGCTGTGTTACTTCTATTAATTCCGTTGATGGGCACTGGCACGAAGCCAGCGTTGATTGCGTTAATCTTATTGGGGGTACCTCCTATACTCATGAATACCATTACCGGGTTGAATCATATTCCTCTATCCGTTCTTGAATCTGCTCAAGGGGCGGGCATGTCAGATCGTCAAATGATGTGGAAGATCAAGTTCCCTCTTGCTGCACCACTCATTCTGACAGGCATCAAAACAGCTGCCATTGAAATTATCGCCAGTGCCACCTTGGCGGCCAAGATCGGAGCTGGGGGATTCGGTGAAATCATTTTTACCGGTCTGGGACTCAATCGAATGGATTTGCTTCTAATCGGCGGGGGAGCTGTGGCAATCTTAGCCATCTTCATCGGAGTTTTGCTTGATATATCTGAACGAATTTTATTTCGATATCAATTTTTGCAAAGGTAGGAAACGACATGAAAATCAAAAAGAAAACAATCTATATCATAACTTCTCTTATCATCGTATTATCGCTTGTTTTGAGTGCCTGTAGTCAGCAAAAAAATCAGGCTTCAAAAAATAAAGAGACATCGATTCGAATCGGCACCAAAGATTTCACTGAAAATCTGATTGTGGGGGAGCTTTACGCTTTGGCCTTGGAGGATGCTGGTTACCAAGTAGAGCGTGTACCTAACATTACGGGTTCTGTGATCCATTCTTCCATTGTAAATCAAGATATCGATATGTACCCAGAATACACAGGCACCGGTTTGTTAGCCATCCTGAAGCTGGACTTATTGACTGATCCGGATGAAGTATATGCCACAGTGAAGGAAGAATATAAAAAAAAATTCAACTTAACCTGGCTGGAATATTCCAAAGCCAATGATGGAGCAGGACTCGTCATTCGTGCAGAAGCCTCGGAAAAATTGGGGATCAAGACGATTACTGATTTGCAAAAGCATGCAACCGAGCTTCGATTTGCCTCCCAAGGAGAAGTGGATCAGCGTGCAGACGGTATTCCGGCATTGGAAAAAGTATATGGCAAACTAAACTGGAAATCCTCCAAAGTCTACGACAATAGTCTCAAATATGAAGTACTAAAAAATAACGAGGCAGATGTTGCACCTGCGTATACGACGGAAGGACAACTCGTAAATAAAGATCAGTACATCCTATTGGAAGATGACAAACAAGTATGGCCCCCGTACAACTTGGCTCCTGTCATCCGGGATGAAGTACTGTCTGCACATCCAGATATTGCTGAAGTCATCAATAAGATTAGTTCGGCACTGGACACAGACACAATCACAGCACTTAATGCGAAAGTGGATGTCGAGCAAGAAGAATATGAAGACGTGGCAAAGGCCTTTTATGAATCCATCCAATAAACGTAATGGTAATATGGGGCCACCAGCCATCAAATTTCATCATGTGTGTAAAACTTATTCAAAATCCAATGAATACGCAGTTAATGATGTGAATTTGTCTATTGAAGAAGGGGAGTTTATTACGATACTAGGCTCCTCTGGATCTGGAAAAACAACGCTTTTGAAAATGGTAAACCGCTTGTATGAACCTTCTCAAGGAAACATTCAGCTGTTTGGAGAAGATATTGCGGCTATAGATCCCGTGATGCTAAGAAGAAAGATTGGTTACGTCATCCAGCAGGTTGGATTGTTCCCGCATATGACTATCGCGAAAAATATCGCTACCGTACCTCGTCTATTGAAATGGGGTAAAGAGAAAACT
This Paenibacillus xylanexedens DNA region includes the following protein-coding sequences:
- a CDS encoding helix-turn-helix transcriptional regulator codes for the protein MPKNDNMLAILWMLNSGTKITAKQMSEKLEINIRTVYRYIDALCSSGVPIISDTGHNGGYSLLNQHIKAPLLFDMEEKKALLQAAVFAKEAGYPLSEALDNATSKLKMYTNQDQENTLRRHLAGFNVINRMGDPSVQPILAELEQAVANDCSVEINYRRSRDEQPKKRVIDPYGMVYWNNKWYTIAFCHLRNEFRSFRADRILRIKPTSLRFKRSESFSARELFMQNLLPDVGGKEGLISLVIEGRSEALDDLGLHWFMGHYLKERTSNQAIFLFDEKSIDTYVPYFLLSYGKSIQVIEPQRLKDRLVAVVSELMEYYQL
- a CDS encoding ABC transporter permease, with product MQESLWMQLVNYFSDHGRAFFALGREHIQVSLLALLCSAWIGITLGYLTITYKRSEKWIVSLIQILRIVPSLAVLLLLIPLMGTGTKPALIALILLGVPPILMNTITGLNHIPLSVLESAQGAGMSDRQMMWKIKFPLAAPLILTGIKTAAIEIIASATLAAKIGAGGFGEIIFTGLGLNRMDLLLIGGGAVAILAIFIGVLLDISERILFRYQFLQR
- a CDS encoding winged helix-turn-helix transcriptional regulator: MFTKKELPECPVATTVGLIGNKWKLLIMRDLLKGTQRFGELRKSIPEISQKVLTENLRSMEGDGIVIRTVYAEVPPRVEYSLSDLGNTLRPIISVMETWGIDYKKLNEDTSTDTDK
- a CDS encoding glycine betaine ABC transporter substrate-binding protein, producing the protein MKIKKKTIYIITSLIIVLSLVLSACSQQKNQASKNKETSIRIGTKDFTENLIVGELYALALEDAGYQVERVPNITGSVIHSSIVNQDIDMYPEYTGTGLLAILKLDLLTDPDEVYATVKEEYKKKFNLTWLEYSKANDGAGLVIRAEASEKLGIKTITDLQKHATELRFASQGEVDQRADGIPALEKVYGKLNWKSSKVYDNSLKYEVLKNNEADVAPAYTTEGQLVNKDQYILLEDDKQVWPPYNLAPVIRDEVLSAHPDIAEVINKISSALDTDTITALNAKVDVEQEEYEDVAKAFYESIQ
- a CDS encoding VOC family protein: MSEQTKHKAVSGKYTKKGTPNGVTSITPFITVKDPSAAIHFYKVVFNARVKDITEHPDGNGNTIILHAELDFGNGFLQLGAANPAHQLALPPDQDHACYSLGIYVISVDETIATAVSRGAKVREEIINFASGDRFGSILDPFGVRWSILTRIEDLSEEESSRRVAEWAKSDFSMNS